A region of Ignavibacteriota bacterium DNA encodes the following proteins:
- a CDS encoding Cache 3/Cache 2 fusion domain-containing protein translates to MSFINNMKIGNRLYILVGGIVLFSFLVFSFYINNFVSDTLHGVYDESITEYLDSYQKMIDLEVEGKKGRIEVGINLASTYLKSMGTIFESANETVSINGNSVNKWTLNGKQVQQNYDIVDSIKGMGITTSTIFQKVPQGYLRVSTNVMNLEGKRAEGTLLGYDSPVVQSIEKGERFIGRAWVVDKWFITAYEPIRINGIIKGMIYVGVPDVNYNSLSDYFSKKSFFGSGYPYIVDSKGIVTAHAVASTVGKSIADYDFFKEMTQSKNGVVTYDWEGREKTQYYRYQESIDSYVTVGWYTEDYNSIFNTLRFVLIISTVVSLFIVLLVLFIIVRSVVKGINSSLNIAEKVSIGNLDITIDTDQKDEIGQLANAMKKMVNSVKALSTDANMLSQAALQGKLDTRADATKHQGDFRAIIQGVNDTLDNVIGPLNVAAEYVDRISKGDIPPKITDNYNGDFNEIKNNLNGCIDAIDLLVKDAKMLSTAALEGKLDTRADATRHGGDFRAIVQGVNDTLDNVIGPLNVAAEYVDRISKGDIPPKITDNYNGDFNEIKNNLNGCIDAVDLLVADAKMLATAAIDGKLDTRADATRHGGDFRAIVQGVNDTLDNVIGPLNVAAEYVDRISKGDIPPKITDNYNGDFNEIKNNLNGCIDSLNGLIDEMSLTTRLQKEGDIEAYANVDKYQGAYKELIFGYNEGMRIHIDAIFGMLNLLLEYSEGNLVHEMPVLPGKQIIATERINLLRQNIINLISDTKMLAQAALQGKLDVRADVTKHQGDFRAIVQGVNDTLDNVIGPLNVAAEYVDRISKGDIPEKITKEYYGDFNLIKNNLNTCIDAVNLLVADAGMLSKAAVEGKLDTRADVTRHGGDFRAIVQGVNDTLDNVIGPLNVAAEYVDRIAKGDIPPKITDNYNGDFNEIKNNLNQCIDSLNGLINEMNYMSKQHDLGDIDVVINVDKFTGAYNEMAHGVNDMVNGHISVKKKAMACFKEFGNGNLDAKIEVFPGKKVFINETIEKVRENIKELVKDANMLANAAIDGKLDTRADATKHNGDFRSIIDGVNKTLDNVIGPLNVAAEYVDRISKGDIPPKITDNYNGDFNEIKNNLNGCIDAVDSLVKDALMLVEAAESGALQTRAEVTHHHGDFRKIVEGVNRTLDLVVEPIEETSNVMSIFATGDLTSRILSEYQGDFARLKNDINAFAESLSDLITQLSDSIQNTASAAHEISSTAESLAAASQEQSAQADEVANAVEAMSRTITENAMSASRTADVATKNSSMASESGKVVEQTVSKMKDIATVVKNSATNIEQLGESSKQIGEIISVIDDIADQTNLLALNAAIEAARAGEQGRGFAVVADEVRKLAERTTEATKQIAKMIKGIQHETEQAVIAMNKGTVEVQSGIELADLAGESLKQILTSTHEVLDMVNQIAAASEEQSATSEQISKNVIAISKVTADSTSRVEDVAKTSDELARMTEQLRDLISSFKVDDGRKGFSGSSSNMLGTNKGKQLTSAW, encoded by the coding sequence ATGAGTTTTATTAACAATATGAAGATTGGAAACCGGCTGTACATATTAGTCGGTGGAATAGTTTTGTTTTCTTTCCTAGTTTTCAGTTTCTACATCAATAATTTCGTTAGCGATACATTGCATGGAGTTTATGATGAAAGCATAACTGAATATTTGGATAGCTATCAGAAAATGATAGATTTGGAAGTTGAGGGAAAGAAAGGTAGAATTGAAGTAGGTATTAACCTTGCTTCTACTTATTTAAAGTCTATGGGAACTATCTTTGAATCTGCTAACGAAACTGTTTCAATTAATGGTAACAGTGTGAATAAGTGGACTCTAAACGGAAAACAAGTACAACAAAATTATGATATTGTTGATTCGATTAAGGGAATGGGTATAACGACTTCAACAATATTCCAAAAAGTTCCCCAAGGTTACTTAAGGGTATCAACCAATGTTATGAACTTGGAAGGTAAAAGAGCTGAAGGTACTTTACTCGGTTATGATAGCCCTGTTGTTCAATCTATTGAGAAAGGTGAGCGTTTTATAGGTAGGGCTTGGGTAGTTGATAAATGGTTTATTACTGCTTACGAACCAATCAGAATAAATGGCATAATTAAAGGAATGATATATGTCGGAGTTCCTGATGTTAACTATAATTCCTTATCAGATTATTTCAGCAAAAAGAGTTTCTTCGGTTCAGGATACCCGTATATTGTAGATTCAAAAGGTATCGTGACAGCTCATGCCGTCGCATCTACAGTTGGTAAAAGTATTGCCGATTATGATTTCTTCAAGGAAATGACTCAATCGAAAAATGGTGTTGTTACTTATGATTGGGAAGGCAGAGAAAAGACTCAATATTATAGATATCAGGAATCAATTGACAGTTATGTTACAGTCGGTTGGTACACTGAAGATTACAACAGTATTTTTAATACATTAAGATTTGTTCTTATCATTTCGACTGTTGTTTCATTATTTATAGTACTTTTAGTTTTATTCATAATTGTTAGAAGTGTTGTAAAAGGCATAAATAGCAGTCTGAACATCGCTGAAAAAGTTTCAATTGGAAATCTGGATATCACAATTGATACTGACCAGAAAGATGAAATAGGACAACTTGCTAATGCTATGAAGAAAATGGTAAATTCTGTAAAAGCATTATCAACAGACGCAAATATGCTTTCGCAAGCTGCTCTTCAGGGCAAGCTTGACACGCGTGCTGATGCTACTAAGCATCAGGGCGATTTCCGTGCAATTATTCAGGGTGTGAACGACACACTTGACAATGTAATCGGACCACTGAACGTAGCAGCAGAATATGTTGACCGCATTTCTAAAGGTGATATACCTCCTAAGATAACTGATAACTACAACGGCGATTTCAATGAAATTAAGAATAATCTCAATGGTTGTATAGATGCTATAGATTTACTTGTAAAAGACGCCAAGATGTTGTCAACAGCCGCATTAGAAGGAAAACTTGATACCCGTGCAGATGCAACAAGACATGGTGGCGATTTCCGTGCAATAGTTCAAGGAGTAAATGATACACTTGATAATGTAATTGGACCACTCAATGTAGCCGCTGAGTATGTTGACAGAATTTCAAAAGGTGATATACCTCCTAAGATTACTGATAACTACAACGGCGATTTTAACGAAATCAAGAATAATCTTAATGGCTGTATCGATGCGGTAGATTTACTTGTAGCCGATGCCAAGATGTTGGCAACTGCAGCAATAGACGGTAAACTCGATACTCGAGCCGATGCAACAAGACATGGTGGTGATTTCCGAGCAATCGTCCAAGGTGTCAACGATACACTTGATAATGTAATCGGACCACTGAATGTAGCAGCAGAATATGTTGACAGAATTTCAAAGGGTGATATACCACCGAAAATTACAGATAATTATAATGGAGATTTTAACGAAATTAAGAATAATCTTAATGGTTGTATCGACAGTCTTAACGGATTAATTGACGAAATGTCATTGACGACAAGACTTCAAAAAGAAGGAGATATTGAAGCTTATGCAAATGTTGACAAATACCAAGGAGCATATAAAGAATTAATATTCGGCTATAACGAGGGTATGCGAATTCATATAGATGCAATTTTTGGTATGTTAAATCTTTTACTTGAATATTCTGAAGGTAATTTAGTTCATGAAATGCCTGTATTGCCAGGTAAACAAATTATTGCTACAGAAAGAATAAACTTATTGAGACAAAATATTATCAATTTGATTTCAGATACAAAAATGCTTGCACAAGCCGCTCTTCAAGGTAAACTTGATGTACGTGCTGATGTTACAAAACATCAGGGTGATTTCAGAGCTATTGTTCAGGGAGTAAACGATACACTTGATAATGTAATTGGGCCCTTGAATGTCGCCGCTGAGTATGTTGATAGAATTTCAAAAGGTGATATACCTGAGAAAATCACCAAAGAATACTATGGTGATTTCAATTTAATTAAAAACAACCTTAACACATGTATTGATGCCGTAAACTTACTTGTAGCTGATGCCGGAATGCTTTCAAAAGCAGCAGTAGAAGGTAAGCTTGATACCCGTGCAGATGTAACCAGACACGGTGGCGATTTCAGAGCAATCGTACAAGGTGTAAACGATACACTTGATAATGTAATCGGACCACTGAACGTAGCAGCAGAATATGTTGACAGAATTGCGAAGGGCGATATACCTCCGAAAATCACAGATAACTATAACGGTGATTTCAACGAAATCAAGAATAATCTTAATCAGTGTATTGATAGTCTTAATGGATTAATCAATGAAATGAACTACATGTCTAAGCAACATGACTTAGGTGATATTGATGTTGTAATTAATGTTGATAAATTCACAGGCGCTTACAATGAAATGGCACATGGCGTGAATGATATGGTCAATGGTCACATTTCGGTTAAGAAGAAAGCTATGGCTTGTTTCAAAGAATTCGGTAATGGTAATTTAGATGCCAAAATTGAAGTATTCCCGGGCAAGAAAGTATTTATCAATGAAACAATTGAAAAAGTTAGAGAAAACATCAAAGAATTGGTAAAAGATGCCAATATGCTTGCTAACGCTGCAATAGACGGCAAACTTGATACCCGTGCAGATGCAACTAAGCACAATGGTGATTTCCGTTCGATAATAGATGGTGTAAATAAAACACTTGATAACGTAATTGGACCATTGAATGTTGCTGCAGAATATGTTGACCGCATTTCAAAAGGTGATATACCTCCAAAAATTACTGACAATTATAACGGTGATTTCAACGAAATTAAGAATAATCTCAATGGTTGTATAGATGCCGTAGATTCATTGGTTAAAGACGCATTAATGCTTGTAGAAGCTGCAGAATCAGGCGCACTTCAGACGCGAGCCGAAGTCACCCACCATCATGGAGATTTCCGTAAAATAGTAGAAGGAGTCAACAGAACTCTTGATTTAGTAGTCGAACCAATCGAAGAGACGAGCAATGTAATGTCCATATTTGCAACCGGCGACCTTACATCCCGAATTCTAAGTGAATATCAGGGAGATTTTGCGAGATTAAAGAACGATATCAATGCATTTGCAGAATCATTGAGCGATTTGATTACTCAGCTAAGTGATTCGATACAAAATACAGCCAGTGCCGCCCACGAAATATCCAGCACAGCAGAATCACTTGCTGCAGCATCTCAGGAGCAGTCAGCACAAGCAGATGAAGTAGCAAATGCAGTAGAGGCAATGAGCAGGACGATTACAGAGAATGCAATGAGTGCCAGCCGTACCGCAGATGTAGCAACTAAAAACAGTTCGATGGCATCTGAATCCGGCAAAGTAGTTGAACAAACTGTGAGCAAGATGAAAGACATAGCAACTGTGGTGAAAAATTCAGCAACAAATATCGAACAACTTGGCGAATCAAGCAAGCAAATTGGTGAGATAATTTCTGTAATTGATGATATCGCAGACCAGACAAACTTGCTTGCACTTAATGCAGCTATCGAAGCAGCCCGTGCCGGTGAGCAGGGTCGTGGTTTTGCGGTTGTTGCTGATGAAGTCCGCAAACTTGCAGAGCGCACCACTGAAGCAACTAAGCAAATTGCTAAAATGATAAAAGGTATTCAGCATGAAACCGAGCAGGCGGTAATCGCAATGAACAAGGGTACTGTAGAAGTGCAAAGCGGTATTGAACTTGCAGATTTAGCAGGTGAATCATTAAAACAGATATTGACATCTACCCATGAAGTGCTTGACATGGTAAATCAGATTGCAGCCGCAAGTGAAGAGCAGTCAGCAACGAGTGAGCAAATCAGTAAGAACGTAATAGCTATTTCAAAGGTAACTGCAGATTCTACATCACGAGTAGAAGATGTAGCCAAGACTTCTGATGAACTCGCCAGAATGACTGAGCAATTAAGAGATTTGATATCATCATTCAAAGTAGATGACGGTCGAAAGGGCTTTAGCGGCAGTTCAAGCAATATGTTAGGTACAAATAAAGGCAAACAGCTTACTTCAGCTTGGTAA
- the kbl gene encoding glycine C-acetyltransferase: MYGKMKDFLASELKSLEEQKLYKHERIIESPQGAEIVVNGKTVLNFCANNYLGLSSHPELIKAAHEMIDHRGFGLSSVRFICGTQDIHKELEHKVSEFLGTEDTILFCAAFDANGAVFEPLFGTDDAIITDALNHASIIDGIRLSKAQRWVYKHADMRDIEELDIASGKELKGLERCLKEANEKGCRFKVIATDGVFSMDGDIAKLDEICDLAEKYDALVMIDECHASGFLGKTGRGTHEYRNVMGRIDIITTTFGKALGGASGGCISGRKEIIQWMRNKARPYLFSNTLAPAIVGATLKCLEILTASTELRDKLERNTQRFRKEMTEAGFDIIPGDHPITPIMFGKYDNCSALAVEFANRMLEEGIYVIAFSFPVVPRGKDRIRVQISAAHDDNHLDKAIASFIKVGKELKMI; the protein is encoded by the coding sequence ATGTACGGAAAAATGAAAGACTTTCTTGCAAGTGAACTCAAGTCACTTGAAGAACAAAAATTATACAAACATGAAAGAATTATTGAATCACCTCAGGGAGCTGAAATAGTTGTTAACGGAAAAACTGTATTAAACTTCTGTGCCAATAATTACTTGGGTTTGTCATCACATCCTGAACTTATAAAAGCTGCTCACGAAATGATTGATCACAGAGGATTCGGACTTTCATCAGTGCGATTTATTTGTGGCACTCAGGATATTCACAAAGAGCTCGAACATAAGGTTTCAGAATTTTTAGGTACTGAAGATACTATCCTTTTCTGTGCTGCATTCGATGCTAATGGTGCAGTTTTTGAGCCACTTTTCGGTACTGATGATGCAATTATTACTGATGCATTGAATCATGCATCAATTATTGATGGTATAAGGCTTTCTAAAGCTCAACGTTGGGTATATAAACATGCTGATATGCGTGATATTGAAGAATTGGATATTGCTTCCGGCAAAGAACTTAAAGGATTGGAAAGATGCCTGAAAGAAGCTAATGAAAAGGGATGCAGATTTAAAGTAATTGCTACCGATGGTGTTTTCTCCATGGATGGTGATATAGCCAAACTTGATGAAATTTGTGATTTGGCGGAAAAATATGATGCGTTGGTAATGATAGATGAATGTCATGCTTCAGGCTTTCTTGGAAAAACAGGCAGAGGTACACATGAATATCGCAATGTAATGGGCAGAATTGATATTATCACAACTACTTTCGGAAAAGCATTGGGTGGAGCATCGGGTGGTTGCATTTCAGGTAGAAAAGAAATTATCCAATGGATGAGAAATAAAGCAAGACCTTATTTATTCTCAAATACACTTGCGCCTGCGATAGTCGGAGCAACTCTAAAATGTCTTGAAATTCTTACTGCAAGCACCGAACTACGTGATAAACTGGAAAGAAATACACAAAGATTTAGAAAAGAGATGACTGAAGCGGGTTTTGATATTATTCCGGGTGACCATCCAATCACACCGATAATGTTCGGTAAGTATGATAATTGCTCTGCTTTAGCAGTTGAATTTGCTAATCGTATGCTTGAAGAAGGAATTTATGTAATCGCATTTTCGTTTCCTGTCGTCCCTCGCGGGAAAGATAGAATCAGGGTGCAGATTTCAGCGGCTCATGACGACAATCATCTTGATAAAGCAATTGCTTCGTTTATAAAAGTTGGAAAAGAATTGAAAATGATTTAA
- a CDS encoding PAS domain-containing protein, with product MTTLIDSLPIPAMAIDNDFNILYMNELGASLDNKKGKELEGSKCFNHFKTSQCQTKDCACAMTMNSNKNVTQETDAHPGGHDLEIKYSAIPIRDKSGKAIGAFEVVMDQTEIKNNMRKIEKIASYQDGETKKLVAGLKQLASGDLTAEVDFTTPDADTKLAYKTLFEIKSAINVFVNAVKSLRDDANMLANAAIDGKLDTRADATKHNGDFRSIIDGVNKTLDNVIGPLNVAAEYVDRISKGDIPPKITDNYNGDFNEIKNNLNGCIDAVDSLVKDALMLVEAAESGALQTRAEVTHHHGDFRKIVEGVNRTLDLVVEPIEETSNVMSIFATGDLTSRILSEYQGDFARLKNDINAFAESLSDLITQLSDSIQNTASAAHEISSTAESLAAASQEQSAQADEVANAVEAMSRTITENAMSASRTADVATKNSSMASESGKVVEQTVSKMKDIATVVKNSATNIEQLGESSKQIGEIISVIDDIADQTNLLALNAAIEAARAGEQGRGFAVVADEVRKLAERTTEATKQIAKMIKGIQHETEQAVIAMNKGTVEVQSGIELADLAGESLKQILTSTHEVLDMVNQIAAASEEQSATSEQISKNVIAISKVTADSTSRVEDVAKTSDELARMTEQLRDLISSFKVDDGRKGFSGSSSNMLGTNKGKQLTSAW from the coding sequence ATGACTACCCTTATTGATAGTCTTCCAATACCGGCAATGGCAATTGATAATGACTTCAATATACTTTACATGAATGAGCTTGGTGCAAGTCTTGATAACAAAAAAGGCAAAGAACTTGAAGGTTCAAAATGTTTCAATCATTTCAAAACGTCACAGTGTCAAACTAAAGACTGTGCTTGTGCTATGACAATGAACAGCAATAAGAATGTAACTCAAGAAACCGACGCTCATCCTGGTGGACATGACTTAGAAATCAAATACTCTGCTATACCAATCCGTGATAAGAGCGGAAAAGCAATAGGAGCGTTTGAAGTGGTTATGGATCAGACCGAAATAAAGAACAATATGCGTAAGATAGAGAAGATAGCTTCGTATCAGGATGGAGAAACTAAAAAGTTAGTAGCCGGTTTAAAACAATTAGCAAGTGGCGATTTAACTGCAGAAGTTGATTTTACAACACCTGATGCCGATACGAAACTCGCTTACAAAACACTTTTTGAAATAAAATCAGCCATAAATGTTTTTGTAAATGCTGTTAAATCCTTACGTGACGATGCCAATATGCTTGCTAACGCTGCAATAGACGGCAAACTTGATACCCGTGCAGATGCAACTAAGCACAATGGTGATTTCCGTTCGATAATAGATGGTGTAAATAAAACACTTGATAACGTAATTGGACCATTGAATGTTGCTGCAGAATATGTTGACCGCATTTCAAAAGGTGATATACCTCCAAAAATTACTGACAATTATAACGGTGATTTCAACGAAATTAAGAATAATCTCAATGGTTGTATAGATGCCGTAGATTCATTGGTTAAAGACGCATTAATGCTTGTAGAAGCTGCAGAATCAGGCGCACTTCAGACGCGAGCCGAAGTCACCCACCATCATGGAGATTTCCGTAAAATAGTAGAAGGAGTCAACAGAACTCTTGATTTAGTAGTCGAACCAATCGAAGAGACGAGCAATGTAATGTCCATATTTGCAACCGGCGACCTTACATCCCGAATTCTAAGTGAATATCAGGGAGATTTTGCGAGATTAAAGAACGATATCAATGCATTTGCAGAATCATTGAGCGATTTGATTACTCAGCTAAGTGATTCGATACAAAATACAGCCAGTGCCGCCCACGAAATATCCAGCACAGCAGAATCACTTGCTGCAGCATCTCAGGAGCAGTCAGCACAAGCAGATGAAGTAGCAAATGCAGTAGAGGCAATGAGCAGGACGATTACAGAGAATGCAATGAGTGCCAGCCGTACCGCAGATGTAGCAACTAAAAACAGTTCGATGGCATCTGAATCCGGCAAAGTAGTTGAACAAACTGTGAGCAAGATGAAAGACATAGCAACTGTGGTGAAAAATTCAGCAACAAATATCGAACAACTTGGCGAATCAAGCAAGCAAATTGGTGAGATAATTTCTGTAATTGATGATATCGCAGACCAGACAAACTTGCTTGCACTTAATGCAGCTATCGAAGCAGCCCGTGCCGGTGAGCAGGGTCGTGGTTTTGCGGTTGTTGCTGATGAAGTCCGCAAACTTGCAGAGCGCACCACTGAAGCAACTAAGCAAATTGCTAAAATGATAAAAGGTATTCAGCATGAAACCGAGCAGGCGGTAATCGCAATGAACAAGGGTACTGTAGAAGTGCAAAGCGGTATTGAACTTGCAGATTTAGCAGGTGAATCATTAAAACAGATATTGACATCTACCCATGAAGTGCTTGACATGGTAAATCAGATTGCAGCCGCAAGTGAAGAGCAGTCAGCAACGAGTGAGCAAATCAGTAAGAACGTAATAGCTATTTCAAAGGTAACTGCAGATTCTACATCACGAGTAGAAGATGTAGCCAAGACTTCTGATGAACTCGCCAGAATGACTGAGCAATTAAGAGATTTGATATCATCATTCAAAGTAGATGACGGTCGAAAGGGCTTTAGCGGCAGTTCAAGCAATATGTTAGGTACAAATAAAGGCAAACAGCTTACTTCAGCTTGGTAA
- the mgtE gene encoding magnesium transporter, producing the protein MLKELLKPEIHELIYTRNWTDLREILCSWPPPEIVDLFLDVEKTDRVLIFRALPREVAAEVFSYLDGDQKDTFLVDLTDQETRNLLADLPPDDRTELLEELPSKVTRRLMSLLDPDDLKEARELLGYPEESVGRRMTPDFVAVRSYWTIHKALHHIRKFGKDSETINRVYVTDKSGKLLDDIKLRSIILAEEDASISDLMDYNVVSLSAFDDQEKAVKMLEKYDLIAIPIVDSLGVLVGIVTFDDVMDISEEETTEDFQKIGGMNPVEQSYQSAGVFKLWFKRVPWLIALLFANFLTVQAIEHFDWVYMQMVALALFPTMLIGTAGNSGTQSATLIIRSIAVEGLNFDHWFEVMKKEIMVGLLLGLTLGAIAFLRGYLIDDPGHKIAIIVGLSMVVMVLWANLVGGLLPLFLNKMKFDPAVISSPFMATLIDFTGMIIYFNLSIWILGL; encoded by the coding sequence ATGCTTAAAGAATTGTTAAAACCAGAAATACACGAACTGATTTATACAAGAAATTGGACAGATCTCAGGGAGATTCTATGTTCATGGCCTCCTCCTGAGATAGTTGACCTGTTTCTTGATGTAGAAAAGACAGATCGTGTTCTAATTTTCAGAGCCTTACCAAGGGAAGTAGCGGCTGAGGTTTTTTCATATCTTGATGGCGATCAGAAAGATACATTCCTTGTGGATTTGACTGATCAAGAGACCCGTAATTTGCTTGCCGACCTTCCGCCTGATGATAGAACTGAACTTCTTGAAGAGCTACCCTCCAAAGTAACCAGAAGACTTATGTCGCTTCTTGATCCGGACGATTTGAAAGAAGCACGCGAACTTTTGGGCTATCCGGAGGAAAGTGTCGGCAGAAGAATGACACCTGATTTTGTGGCAGTTCGTTCGTATTGGACAATTCATAAGGCGCTGCATCATATTCGTAAATTTGGAAAAGATTCTGAAACAATTAACAGAGTTTATGTAACAGATAAAAGTGGAAAATTATTAGATGATATTAAGCTTCGTTCAATAATCTTAGCTGAGGAAGATGCCTCAATATCAGATTTGATGGATTATAATGTTGTTTCTTTATCAGCATTTGACGACCAGGAAAAAGCTGTAAAAATGCTGGAAAAGTATGACTTAATAGCTATTCCTATTGTAGATTCTTTAGGAGTGCTTGTTGGAATTGTTACTTTTGATGACGTAATGGACATATCTGAAGAAGAAACAACAGAAGACTTCCAGAAAATCGGTGGTATGAATCCTGTTGAGCAGAGTTACCAATCTGCCGGAGTATTCAAACTGTGGTTTAAAAGAGTTCCATGGCTCATTGCTCTTTTGTTTGCTAACTTTTTAACAGTACAAGCAATTGAGCATTTTGACTGGGTTTATATGCAAATGGTTGCTTTGGCGTTATTTCCTACAATGCTTATTGGCACAGCAGGAAACTCGGGAACTCAATCTGCTACCCTCATTATCCGTTCTATTGCAGTTGAAGGTCTTAATTTCGATCATTGGTTTGAAGTAATGAAAAAAGAGATTATGGTAGGTTTGTTACTGGGGTTGACACTTGGAGCAATTGCATTTTTAAGAGGATATCTTATAGATGATCCGGGTCATAAAATAGCAATAATTGTAGGGCTTTCGATGGTTGTGATGGTGCTATGGGCAAATCTCGTCGGTGGTCTGCTGCCACTATTTCTGAACAAAATGAAATTTGACCCTGCGGTTATTTCTAGCCCATTTATGGCTACATTGATTGACTTTACAGGAATGATTATTTACTTCAATCTTTCTATTTGGATTTTAGGATTATAA
- a CDS encoding YbhB/YbcL family Raf kinase inhibitor-like protein — MKVHIPTFEHGARVSYKHALCVPTADGGITMGNNINPAINWSDFPSNTKSFALVCVDPDVPSVGDDVNVEGKTVPADLPRVDFYHWVLADIPAIVTKIDSGADSTGVTERGKTPGKTHYGGITGINDYTNWFANDENMKGFYGGYDGPCPPWNDERIHHYHFKVFALDVETLGLSGNFTGRELISSIQGHVLAEAQWVGQYTLNKNLISLLG, encoded by the coding sequence ATGAAGGTACATATACCAACATTTGAACACGGTGCAAGAGTTTCGTATAAACATGCACTATGTGTTCCTACAGCTGATGGCGGCATTACTATGGGAAATAATATTAATCCTGCTATTAACTGGTCTGATTTTCCTTCAAATACTAAATCATTTGCTTTGGTCTGCGTTGACCCTGATGTCCCTTCAGTTGGAGATGATGTAAATGTTGAAGGGAAAACAGTACCTGCTGATTTACCTCGTGTTGACTTTTATCATTGGGTCCTTGCCGATATTCCCGCTATTGTCACAAAAATTGACAGTGGTGCTGACTCTACAGGAGTAACCGAAAGAGGCAAGACACCCGGAAAAACTCATTATGGTGGCATAACAGGTATTAATGATTATACAAATTGGTTTGCCAATGATGAAAACATGAAAGGTTTTTATGGCGGTTATGATGGTCCTTGTCCTCCATGGAATGACGAAAGAATACATCACTATCATTTTAAAGTATTTGCTCTGGATGTAGAAACTTTAGGACTAAGTGGTAATTTTACAGGCAGAGAACTGATAAGTTCAATTCAGGGACATGTTTTAGCTGAAGCCCAGTGGGTCGGACAATATACTTTAAATAAAAATTTGATTTCTTTACTTGGGTAA